From Pseudodesulfovibrio alkaliphilus, one genomic window encodes:
- a CDS encoding response regulator, which translates to MKPKRILIIEDCPEFGRLMARHLEGRGFHVHLAESGRSGLEAFAAERFAAALIDLNLPDMDGLAVLADMADRTDAAPLIVVSGASGIETAVRAVRRGAWDFVVKDGDVLAELDQALFKGLERAAYLAAQRARLDLEIADHQRTQQALGNQLAFLQTIIDAVPNQIFYKDAEGRYMGCNKAWEEFAGMTCEQVLGRRIEEFAPPEESPTFIQKDRELLASGGLQEFEQTTRVGGVERDILIRKAVFCNQDGSPGGIVGVFTDISRQKEVSRRLQRSEQRLRTIIETSPLPIIVVDISRGQTLFCNTRGAELFGVDRIAAQGMPTRGFYAEETVRQELFGRIQREGRLDNVEVQMVRADGGRFWTQVSAVLMDLDGRPAAFIAFWDVTARKDLEESLRKFQFIASASQDMMTLINRRFVFEAANEAYLDHHGKPEGGIIGHPVAELWGTEVFERAIRPRLEECFTGKSVIYREWFSFPVSGRRFYEVTMYPYWGEGHDVTHVATVTRDITTRQYNETVATMLYRISAAVSTTSDLEELYQRIHAILDDNIEAANFFIALLDKDRTRLEFPYIEDEKDDLKGKSIDLAEGLSCSFTAEVVRTGRPLLVTSRELAFVDVPGPGDPGLHPVDRVVRADFLAARGCGVNGTVGTPSAVWLGVPLKIKGEVVGVMAVQSYSDPYRYTARDVNLLTSVSEQVALAIERKANERDLLRAKELAEAASRSKSEFLANMSHEIRTPLNGVLGMLQLAQTTDLDEVQRDYVDTALASGRSLLAIINDILDFSKIEAGKLEVITEEFDLSPLLDDVLTTFRGEARDKGLALDLKLWPGIPEHLTGGKSRLRQILFNLVGNAIKFTDQGAVTIKVNPLGPDPRNNRTRLLFSITDTGIGIPDDKVGHIFEPFTQVDGSYVRRHQGAGLGLGIVKRLVGLLGGAMCIESEQDRGTTVHVAIGFDAASGVIVPESAADMTPRGPRPGRTGLRLLVVEDNRVNQLMAARMLTSMGHEAATANNGEEALALLERESFDAVFMDIQMPGMNGVQATRRIREAGPGSTMNPAIPIIAITAHAMAGDREIFLEGGMDDYIAKPVERNELEAVLARLFPAE; encoded by the coding sequence GTGAAGCCCAAGCGCATCCTGATCATAGAGGACTGTCCCGAATTCGGACGGCTGATGGCCCGGCACCTGGAAGGCCGGGGGTTCCACGTCCATCTTGCGGAGAGCGGGCGGTCCGGGCTGGAAGCCTTTGCGGCCGAACGCTTTGCGGCCGCCCTCATCGACCTCAACCTGCCCGACATGGACGGCCTTGCCGTGTTGGCCGACATGGCCGACCGCACCGATGCCGCACCGCTCATCGTGGTCTCCGGGGCGAGCGGCATCGAGACTGCGGTGAGGGCCGTGCGCCGGGGCGCGTGGGATTTCGTGGTCAAGGACGGGGACGTGCTGGCCGAGCTGGATCAGGCGCTGTTCAAGGGGCTGGAACGCGCCGCCTATCTGGCGGCCCAACGCGCCCGGCTCGATCTTGAGATCGCCGACCACCAGCGCACCCAGCAGGCCCTGGGCAACCAGCTCGCCTTTCTCCAGACCATCATCGACGCCGTGCCCAACCAGATTTTCTACAAGGACGCCGAGGGCCGCTACATGGGCTGCAACAAGGCGTGGGAGGAGTTCGCGGGCATGACCTGCGAGCAGGTGCTTGGCCGCCGCATAGAGGAATTCGCCCCGCCCGAGGAAAGCCCCACCTTCATCCAGAAGGATCGCGAGCTGCTCGCCTCGGGCGGCCTCCAGGAATTCGAGCAGACCACCCGGGTCGGCGGCGTGGAACGCGACATCCTCATCCGCAAGGCGGTCTTCTGCAACCAGGATGGCTCTCCGGGCGGCATTGTCGGCGTGTTCACGGACATCTCCCGGCAAAAGGAGGTCTCCAGGCGGTTGCAGCGAAGCGAGCAGCGCCTGCGCACCATCATCGAGACCTCGCCCCTGCCCATCATCGTGGTGGACATCTCCCGAGGCCAGACCCTGTTCTGCAATACACGGGGAGCCGAGCTTTTCGGCGTGGACCGCATCGCGGCACAGGGCATGCCCACCCGGGGGTTCTACGCCGAGGAAACCGTGCGGCAGGAGCTTTTCGGACGCATCCAGCGCGAAGGGCGGCTCGACAACGTCGAGGTGCAGATGGTCCGCGCCGACGGCGGTCGCTTCTGGACCCAGGTGTCGGCCGTGCTCATGGACCTCGACGGCCGACCGGCGGCCTTCATCGCCTTCTGGGACGTGACCGCCCGCAAGGACCTGGAGGAATCGCTGCGCAAGTTCCAATTCATAGCCAGCGCCTCCCAGGACATGATGACCCTGATCAACAGGCGCTTCGTCTTCGAGGCGGCCAACGAGGCATACCTGGACCATCACGGCAAGCCCGAGGGCGGAATCATCGGCCATCCCGTAGCCGAACTATGGGGCACCGAGGTCTTTGAGCGAGCCATCCGGCCCAGGCTCGAGGAGTGCTTCACGGGCAAAAGCGTCATCTATCGCGAGTGGTTCTCCTTTCCGGTTTCGGGACGCCGGTTTTACGAGGTGACCATGTACCCATACTGGGGCGAGGGCCACGATGTGACCCACGTGGCCACCGTGACCCGCGACATCACCACCCGCCAATACAACGAGACCGTGGCCACCATGCTCTACCGCATCTCGGCCGCTGTCAGCACCACCTCGGACCTGGAGGAGCTCTACCAGCGCATCCACGCCATTCTTGACGACAACATCGAGGCAGCCAACTTCTTCATCGCACTGCTCGACAAGGACCGCACCCGGCTTGAATTTCCCTACATCGAGGATGAAAAGGACGATCTCAAGGGCAAGAGCATCGACCTCGCCGAAGGGCTCTCGTGCAGCTTCACCGCAGAGGTGGTCCGCACCGGCAGACCGCTGCTGGTGACAAGCCGGGAGCTGGCCTTCGTCGATGTACCCGGACCGGGCGACCCCGGTCTGCATCCCGTGGACAGGGTGGTGCGCGCCGACTTCCTGGCGGCCCGCGGATGCGGCGTCAACGGCACGGTGGGAACTCCTTCGGCCGTGTGGCTTGGCGTGCCGCTGAAGATCAAGGGCGAGGTGGTGGGCGTCATGGCCGTTCAGTCATACTCCGACCCCTACCGCTACACCGCCCGCGACGTGAACTTGCTCACCTCGGTCTCCGAACAGGTGGCCCTGGCCATCGAACGCAAGGCCAACGAGCGCGATCTGCTCAGGGCCAAGGAGCTGGCAGAGGCCGCCAGCCGCTCCAAGAGCGAATTTCTGGCCAACATGAGCCACGAGATCCGTACGCCCCTCAACGGGGTGCTCGGCATGCTCCAGCTCGCCCAGACCACGGACCTCGACGAGGTCCAGCGCGACTACGTGGACACGGCCCTGGCCTCGGGCCGCAGCCTGCTGGCCATCATCAACGACATCCTCGACTTCTCCAAGATCGAGGCAGGCAAGCTGGAGGTGATCACCGAGGAGTTCGATCTCTCCCCGCTGCTTGACGACGTGTTGACCACATTCAGGGGCGAGGCCAGGGACAAGGGGCTGGCCCTGGACCTCAAGCTCTGGCCCGGCATCCCGGAGCACCTGACCGGCGGCAAGAGCCGTCTGCGCCAGATCCTTTTCAACCTGGTGGGCAACGCCATCAAGTTCACGGACCAGGGAGCGGTGACCATCAAGGTCAACCCCCTGGGGCCGGACCCGAGAAACAACCGGACCCGTTTGCTCTTCAGCATCACCGACACCGGCATAGGCATACCGGACGACAAGGTGGGCCACATTTTCGAGCCCTTCACCCAGGTGGACGGCTCCTACGTCCGCCGCCACCAGGGGGCCGGGCTCGGCCTTGGCATCGTCAAGCGGCTGGTGGGCCTGTTGGGAGGGGCCATGTGCATCGAGAGCGAGCAAGATCGCGGGACCACCGTGCATGTGGCCATCGGGTTCGATGCCGCGTCCGGCGTGATCGTCCCGGAGTCGGCAGCCGACATGACGCCCCGCGGCCCGCGGCCCGGCCGCACCGGCCTGCGCCTGCTCGTGGTGGAAGACAACCGCGTCAACCAGCTCATGGCGGCCCGAATGCTGACCTCCATGGGGCATGAGGCCGCCACCGCCAACAACGGCGAGGAGGCCCTGGCCCTTCTTGAACGCGAATCCTTTGACGCGGTCTTCATGGACATCCAGATGCCCGGCATGAACGGGGTTCAGGCCACCCGCCGCATCCGCGAGGCCGGGCCGGGCTCGACAATGAACCCGGCCATCCCCATCATCGCCATCACGGCCCACGCCATGGCGGGCGACCGGGAAATCTTCCTTGAGGGCGGCATGGACGACTACATCGCCAAGCCCGTGGAACGCAACGAACTGGAGGCTGTCCTGGCCAGGCTCTTCCCGGCGGAATGA
- a CDS encoding HD-GYP domain-containing protein, protein MGLNTRAARPVSYFPVSPVMLFPEALGDFSVYLWQGGDFVLYTASGQKFTPRHRKVLHDNGVREVYVQSSEKPQYELYIERNLGSILMDETLPVEVRSQVFYEASNVVMQDIFDHKLPGGVRARHFDRVTDIVRSSIRFLASDKSLAAVAPFISHDYKTYTHCMHVFIYSVAVFQATGMSDADTFECGLGALLHDIGKARVPRRILNKRGALTQTEREVIKEHPVHGVSMCSHLPMTQNTINCILFHHEKLDGTGYPAGLRQEHIPLPVRIISMADIYDALTTARPYADAMPPYEALTLIRQQMRDSVDMDVFRRFVAVLSGADML, encoded by the coding sequence ATGGGACTGAACACCCGCGCCGCCCGGCCGGTATCCTACTTCCCCGTCTCCCCGGTGATGCTCTTCCCGGAGGCGCTGGGGGATTTTTCCGTCTACCTCTGGCAGGGAGGGGACTTTGTCCTCTACACCGCCTCGGGCCAGAAATTCACTCCCCGCCACCGCAAGGTGCTCCACGACAACGGAGTGCGCGAGGTCTATGTCCAAAGCTCGGAAAAACCACAGTACGAGCTTTACATCGAGCGCAATCTGGGCAGCATCCTCATGGACGAAACCCTGCCCGTCGAGGTCCGCTCCCAGGTCTTCTACGAGGCGTCCAACGTGGTCATGCAGGACATCTTCGACCACAAGCTGCCAGGCGGCGTCCGGGCCAGACACTTCGACCGCGTCACCGACATCGTGCGCAGCTCCATCCGTTTTCTGGCCTCTGACAAGTCCCTGGCCGCCGTGGCGCCCTTCATCTCCCACGATTACAAGACGTACACCCACTGCATGCACGTGTTCATCTACTCGGTGGCCGTGTTCCAGGCCACGGGAATGAGCGACGCCGACACCTTCGAGTGCGGCCTGGGCGCCCTGCTGCACGACATCGGCAAGGCCAGGGTTCCCCGCCGCATCCTGAACAAGCGCGGCGCCCTGACCCAGACCGAGCGCGAGGTGATCAAGGAACACCCGGTGCACGGGGTCTCCATGTGCTCCCACCTGCCCATGACCCAGAACACCATCAACTGCATCCTCTTTCATCATGAAAAACTCGACGGCACAGGCTATCCGGCCGGGCTCAGGCAAGAACACATCCCCCTGCCCGTTCGCATCATCTCCATGGCCGACATCTACGACGCCCTGACCACGGCCCGCCCCTACGCCGACGCCATGCCCCCCTACGAGGCCCTGACCCTCATCCGCCAGCAGATGCGCGACAGCGTGGACATGGATGTCTTTCGGCGCTTCGTGGCCGTCTTGAGCGGGGCGGACATGCTTTAG
- a CDS encoding PAS domain-containing sensor histidine kinase: MKRRADKPSPDPGGEREKLIGLGRRSISKSYYPELKTRLDELERFRALLDRVSDAIFVVNAETGLVDDVSGATPAMLGCGREAVVGRPFAPLLPEHIARFADNLFHLTTETLSLETELSHPGSPDRPPVPVEMTLRIVEQGEARQAIIVARDISERKRGEEALRRSHDELEIRVRERTRELARANKAKTEFLSIVSHELRTPLTSIIGFAKIIRKKLGERVFPAVDKSLDPRLGREMDRIVRNIDIIEAEGERLTSLINDVLDLAKLEANKVEYRMEPLDPAEFLRPAMDSSSALFAGTDVLFLNEVDKELPRVRGDRHRLIQVMVNLFSNAAKFTDQGSVACRAKLVGEHLRVSVADTGTGIAPARQGIIFDKFTQGQESLTDRPRGTGLGLPICKQIVEDHRGHLWVESEPGRGSEFIFTLPVENA; the protein is encoded by the coding sequence ATGAAAAGGCGTGCTGACAAGCCCTCCCCCGACCCGGGCGGCGAGCGGGAAAAGCTGATCGGCCTGGGCAGAAGGTCCATCAGCAAAAGCTACTACCCCGAACTCAAGACCCGCCTGGACGAGCTGGAACGCTTCCGCGCCCTGCTCGACCGCGTCAGCGACGCCATTTTCGTGGTGAACGCCGAAACCGGGCTGGTGGACGATGTGTCCGGCGCCACCCCGGCCATGCTCGGCTGCGGACGGGAGGCCGTTGTGGGGCGCCCCTTCGCCCCGCTGCTGCCCGAACACATCGCCCGCTTCGCGGACAACCTGTTCCACCTCACCACCGAAACCCTGAGCCTTGAAACCGAACTCAGCCATCCCGGATCGCCCGACAGGCCGCCAGTGCCCGTGGAGATGACCCTGCGCATCGTGGAGCAGGGCGAGGCCCGTCAGGCGATCATCGTGGCCCGCGACATCTCCGAACGCAAACGCGGCGAGGAGGCGTTGCGCAGGAGTCACGACGAGCTGGAAATCCGCGTACGCGAGCGGACCCGGGAACTGGCCCGGGCCAACAAGGCCAAGACCGAATTCCTGTCCATCGTCTCCCACGAGCTGCGTACGCCGCTCACCTCCATCATCGGATTTGCCAAGATCATCCGCAAGAAGCTCGGCGAACGGGTCTTCCCGGCCGTGGACAAGAGTCTTGACCCCAGGCTGGGAAGAGAAATGGATCGCATCGTCAGGAACATCGACATCATCGAGGCAGAAGGCGAACGCCTCACCTCGCTGATCAACGACGTTCTCGATCTGGCCAAGCTGGAGGCAAACAAGGTGGAATACCGCATGGAACCCCTTGATCCGGCGGAATTCCTGCGCCCTGCCATGGACTCGTCCTCGGCCCTGTTCGCTGGCACGGACGTTCTGTTTCTCAACGAGGTGGACAAGGAGCTGCCGCGGGTCCGTGGCGACCGCCACCGCCTCATTCAGGTGATGGTCAACCTCTTCTCCAACGCAGCCAAGTTCACCGATCAAGGCAGCGTCGCCTGCCGGGCGAAGCTGGTGGGCGAGCACCTGCGGGTCAGCGTTGCGGACACGGGCACGGGCATTGCCCCGGCCAGGCAGGGGATCATCTTCGACAAGTTCACCCAGGGGCAGGAGAGCCTGACCGACCGCCCCAGAGGCACGGGGCTGGGGCTGCCCATCTGCAAACAGATCGTTGAGGACCACCGGGGTCACCTCTGGGTGGAGAGCGAGCCGGGCCGGGGCAGCGAATTCATCTTCACCCTGCCCGTGGAAAACGCTTGA
- a CDS encoding substrate-binding periplasmic protein, which translates to MRTLLASLVIAVVLLAATAHAQPLVFVGDVDFAPYSMLTEGRPAGIDVEVLAEAARRAGIEIAIKLRPWDEVVRMLETGECAGGFALFRGEGRSRYVRFLDAVPIHTSDFVLFTMVGGRFSFRSFDDLADRTVARVGGMSLGDEFDAAVGAGVVTVRDYPDQAAALAALIAGDVDAYAGNIDVTYARLKDMGMTSSIVYLPRKLVSQKPAYAVLSLAAALPEREEMAQRLERAMDQMRRDGTYRSIAHRYLLRF; encoded by the coding sequence ATGCGAACGCTCCTTGCCTCCCTGGTTATCGCCGTCGTTCTGCTCGCCGCCACCGCCCACGCCCAGCCCCTCGTCTTTGTGGGCGATGTTGATTTTGCCCCCTATTCCATGCTCACCGAGGGCCGCCCGGCAGGCATAGACGTGGAGGTGCTGGCCGAGGCCGCCCGGCGGGCGGGCATTGAGATCGCCATCAAGCTGCGTCCATGGGACGAGGTGGTACGCATGCTCGAGACCGGCGAATGCGCCGGGGGGTTCGCCCTGTTCCGGGGAGAGGGGCGCAGCCGGTACGTCCGGTTTCTGGACGCTGTGCCCATCCACACCAGCGACTTCGTGCTTTTCACCATGGTGGGCGGCCGTTTTTCCTTCCGCTCCTTCGACGACCTGGCGGATAGGACCGTGGCCCGGGTCGGGGGCATGTCCCTGGGCGACGAGTTCGACGCTGCGGTGGGCGCGGGCGTCGTGACCGTGCGCGACTATCCTGACCAGGCCGCCGCCCTGGCCGCGCTCATTGCCGGAGACGTGGACGCCTACGCGGGCAACATCGACGTTACCTACGCCCGGCTCAAGGACATGGGCATGACCAGCTCCATCGTCTATCTGCCGCGAAAGCTCGTTTCCCAGAAGCCCGCCTATGCGGTCCTGTCCCTGGCTGCCGCCCTGCCGGAAAGGGAAGAAATGGCCCAGCGGCTTGAGCGGGCCATGGATCAGATGCGCCGGGACGGCACCTACAGGAGCATCGCCCACCGCTATCTGCTGCGCTTCTAG
- the ercA gene encoding alcohol dehydrogenase-like regulatory protein ErcA translates to MSDNHAALRKFVAPEFVFGAGAGALAGQFAANLSVKKALIVSDPGVDRFGLPGRIADSLRAEGVACTIFSEVSANPRDDEIMTGANLYRREGCDAIVAVGGGSPMDCAKAIGIVCTNDLHVLDFEGVDNVERPGPPLICIPTTAGTAADISQFCIVNDTGRKVKIAIVSKTMIPDVALIDPALTVTMDRHLTAHTGLDALTHAMEAYVSNASSAFTDLNALEAVRLIHLHLLRAIEAPDDLEARTGMMLASTYAGLAFSNAILGAVHAMAHSLGGLLDLPHGLCNAILLDHVADYNLAAAPRRYRDLGLALGADIPATADQETVRQGVLGAIRELKRAAGVTQTLCELGMTAEDLPLLAQNALADACMLTNPRQPTVEEVIAIYEKAC, encoded by the coding sequence ATGTCCGACAACCACGCGGCGTTGAGAAAATTCGTGGCCCCGGAGTTTGTCTTCGGTGCCGGGGCGGGTGCTCTGGCGGGGCAGTTCGCTGCCAATCTTTCGGTCAAGAAGGCCCTCATCGTATCCGACCCAGGAGTGGACCGTTTCGGTCTGCCCGGCCGGATCGCCGACAGCCTGCGGGCCGAGGGCGTGGCCTGCACCATTTTCTCCGAGGTCTCGGCAAACCCCCGCGACGACGAAATCATGACCGGCGCCAACCTCTACCGGCGCGAGGGGTGCGACGCCATCGTGGCCGTGGGCGGAGGCAGCCCCATGGACTGCGCCAAGGCCATCGGCATCGTCTGCACCAATGACCTCCATGTGCTCGACTTCGAGGGAGTGGACAATGTGGAGCGGCCCGGGCCGCCGCTGATCTGCATCCCCACCACCGCAGGCACGGCCGCCGACATCTCCCAGTTCTGCATCGTCAACGACACCGGCCGCAAGGTGAAGATCGCCATCGTCTCCAAAACAATGATCCCGGACGTTGCCCTGATCGACCCGGCCCTGACCGTGACCATGGACAGGCACCTCACGGCCCATACCGGACTCGACGCCCTGACCCATGCCATGGAGGCCTATGTTTCCAACGCCAGTTCGGCCTTCACCGACCTCAACGCCCTGGAGGCGGTGCGCCTGATCCACCTCCACCTGCTGCGGGCCATCGAGGCCCCGGACGACCTGGAGGCGCGTACCGGCATGATGCTCGCCTCAACCTACGCGGGGCTCGCCTTTTCCAACGCCATTCTGGGCGCGGTCCACGCCATGGCCCACAGCCTGGGCGGTCTGCTCGACCTGCCCCACGGCCTGTGCAACGCCATCCTCCTTGACCATGTGGCCGACTACAACCTCGCAGCCGCGCCCCGGCGCTACCGCGACCTGGGCCTCGCCCTGGGTGCCGACATCCCGGCCACGGCCGACCAGGAGACCGTCAGGCAGGGAGTCCTGGGGGCCATCCGGGAGCTCAAGCGGGCGGCGGGCGTCACCCAGACCCTCTGCGAGCTGGGCATGACCGCCGAGGATCTGCCCCTGCTGGCCCAAAACGCCCTGGCCGACGCCTGCATGCTCACCAACCCGCGCCAACCCACGGTCGAAGAGGTCATCGCCATCTATGAAAAGGCGTGCTGA
- a CDS encoding GGDEF domain-containing protein: MTLKRRCTTMAELEEVLSHFGIKDPDWVAVVLFVRNLLPRLSIYSDEKKAEIQREVLAGLARGDFSQEHLDEMVAMLDMYVMQTIGALELEEALAQEKRSATELVNEMNSIINSMQGHGERQNRRLDAFRENTVGVIQSSKDRAHIVARVRGLFQELIVEFREEARELAERARMLEHTANFDPLLTELHNRRALDAHVQAAVLAHARGQSGPVSLMLIDVDHFKRVNDTHGHQAGDDVLHALARIITNHAVQYQGFAARYGGEELVVAVRNMDLDKAVVKAEAIRMNVARYDFRIRSDGRLSETPLQFTVSIGVAQSLPGWDAGRLINAADSAMYQAKAMGRNRVCAYREPR, encoded by the coding sequence ATGACCCTCAAGAGGCGGTGCACGACCATGGCCGAGCTTGAGGAAGTGCTCTCCCATTTCGGCATCAAAGACCCGGACTGGGTGGCCGTGGTCCTGTTCGTGCGCAATCTGCTGCCCAGACTGTCCATCTACTCCGACGAAAAAAAGGCCGAGATTCAGCGCGAAGTGCTGGCCGGGCTGGCCCGGGGGGACTTCTCCCAGGAACACCTCGACGAGATGGTGGCCATGCTCGACATGTACGTCATGCAGACCATCGGCGCCCTGGAGCTTGAGGAGGCGCTGGCCCAGGAAAAGCGCTCGGCCACCGAGCTGGTCAATGAGATGAACTCCATCATCAACTCCATGCAGGGCCACGGCGAACGGCAGAACCGCAGGCTCGACGCCTTCAGGGAAAACACGGTGGGAGTCATCCAGTCGAGCAAGGACCGGGCGCATATCGTAGCCAGGGTGCGCGGCCTGTTTCAGGAGCTGATCGTGGAATTTCGCGAGGAGGCCCGCGAGCTGGCCGAACGCGCCCGAATGCTGGAGCACACGGCCAACTTCGATCCCCTGCTCACCGAGCTGCACAACCGCCGCGCCCTGGACGCCCACGTCCAGGCTGCAGTGCTTGCCCATGCCAGGGGCCAGTCCGGCCCGGTCTCGCTGATGCTGATCGACGTGGACCACTTCAAACGGGTCAATGACACCCATGGCCATCAGGCAGGCGACGACGTGCTCCACGCCCTGGCCCGGATCATCACGAACCACGCCGTTCAGTACCAGGGATTCGCCGCACGCTACGGCGGCGAGGAGCTGGTGGTGGCCGTGCGCAACATGGACCTGGACAAGGCCGTGGTCAAGGCCGAGGCCATCCGCATGAACGTGGCGCGATACGACTTCCGCATCCGCAGCGATGGCCGCCTGTCCGAAACCCCGCTCCAGTTCACGGTCTCCATCGGCGTGGCCCAGTCTCTGCCGGGCTGGGACGCGGGCCGCCTCATCAATGCGGCAGACTCAGCCATGTATCAGGCAAAAGCCATGGGCCGGAACCGGGTCTGCGCCTACCGCGAACCACGATAG